In a genomic window of Chrysemys picta bellii isolate R12L10 chromosome 1, ASM1138683v2, whole genome shotgun sequence:
- the LOC101943942 gene encoding olfactory receptor 52R1-like — MSNSNSTEFANPSTFILLGIPGLEVAHVWISISFCAMYITVILGNFTVLFIVKREPSLHEPMYYFLCMLAVTDLVLSTSTMPKMLSIFWFNSREIDFSACLTQLYFVHCFSAIESGIFVAMAVDRYVAICYPLRHSTILTNRMVAKIGLVVVLRGSTLALPYPFLVRRWPYCRTNVIPHTHCEHMAVVKLACADIHISSYYGLFVLLCRIGLDVFFIALSYTQILRAIFSLPTKDARLKTFGTCGSHLCVILAFYIPTLFYSLTSRFGHNLPIHFHVFIANVYLLVPPMLNPIIYGVRTKQIRDRLLRIFTHKGTTVFSWCSRSETKLHADLAGHMVLGPLP; from the coding sequence ATGTCAAATTCCAACTCAACCGAATTcgccaacccctccaccttcatcctgctcgGGATTCCTGGCCTTGAGgtggcccatgtctggatctccatttCCTTCTGTGCCATGTACATCACAgtcatcttggggaacttcaccgtCCTCTTCATCGTGAAGAGGGAGCCAAgtctccatgagcccatgtactatttcctctgcatgctggccgtcaCTGACCTGGTCCTGTCCACGTCCACCatgcccaaaatgctgagcatcttctggttcaattccagggagatcgatttcagtgcctgcctcacccagctgTACTTTGTTCACTGCTTCTCAGCGATAGAGTCTGGAATCTTTGTGGCCATGGCTGtggatcgctacgtggccatctgttatcccctgagacattccaccatcctgacaaaccgCATGGTGGCCAAGATTGGCCTGGTTGTGGTGCTGCGTGGCAGCACGCTAGCACTGCCCTATCCCTTCCTGGTGAGGCgctggccatattgcagaaccaacgtCATCCCCCATACGCACTGTGAGCACAtggctgtggtgaagctggcctgtgcgGACATCCAcatcagtagttactatggcctATTTGTGCTATTATGTAGGATTGGTCTGGATGTATTTTTTATCGCCCTGTCctatacccagatcctcagggccatcttcagcctccccacaaaggacgcccggctcaagacttttgggacctgcggctcccacctctgtgtcatCTTAGCCTTTTACATCCCTACTCTCTTCTATTCTCTCACATCCCGATTTGGACACAATTTGCCCATACATTTCCACGTTTTTATTGCCAACGTGTACCTGCTggtgccccccatgctaaaccccatcatctatggggtgaggaccaaacagatccgggacaggctgctccggatctttactcataaagggactacagttttctcctggtgctctAGGTCTGAGACCAAGCTCCATGCAGacctggctggtcacatggtgctgggccctcttccctga
- the LOC101934597 gene encoding olfactory receptor 52R1-like encodes MSDSNTTDFTNPSTFILLGIPGLEAAHIWISIPFCAMYIIVILGNFIILFIVKREPSLHEPMYYFLCMLAITDLVLSTSTVPKILSIFWFNSREIDFSACLAQLYFIHCFSAIESGIFVAMAVDRYVAICHPLRHSTILTNRMVVKIGLAVVVRGSMLALPYPFLVRHWPYCRTNIIPHTHCEHMYVVKLACADIRVSSYYGLFVLICRIGLDVFFIVVSYTQILRAIFSLPTKDARLKTFGTCGSHLCVILAFYIPTLFSSLTSRFGHNLPLHFHVFIGNVYLLVPPMLNPIIYGVRTKQIRDRLLQLLTHKGTKVFSWCSRSETKLHADLAGHMVLGRLP; translated from the coding sequence atgtcagattccaacacaaccgacttcactaacccctccaccttcatcctgctgggcattcctggcctggaggcagcccatatctggatctctatccccttctgcGCCATGTACATCATAGTCATCTTGGGGAACTTTATTATCCTCTTCATCGTGAAGAGGGAgccaagcctccatgagcccatgtactatttcctctgtaTGCTGGCCATCACCGACCTGGTCCTGTCCACGTCCACCGTGCCTAAAatactgagcatcttctggttcaattccagggagatcgatttcagtgcctgcctcgcccagctgtacttcattcactgcttctCAGCGATCGAGTCTGGAATCTTTGTGGCCATGGCTGTGGATCGGTATGTGGCCATCtgccatcccctgagacattccaccatcctgacaaatCGCATGGTGGTCAAGATTGGCCTGGCCGTGGTGGTGCGTGGAAGCATGCTAGCACTGCCCTATCCCTTCCTGGTGAGGCattggccatattgcagaaccaacatcatcccccataCGCACTGTGAGCACATGTATGTGGTAAAGCTGGCCTGTGCCGACATCCGCGtcagtagttactatggcctATTTGTGCTAATATGTAGGATTGGACTGGATGTGTTTTTTATTGTTGTGTCctatacccagatcctcagggctatcttcagcctccccacaaaggatgcccggctgaagacttttgggacctgcggctcccacctctgtgtcattttagccttttacatcccaactctcttctcttccctcacATCCCGATTTGGGCACAATTTACCCCTTCATTTCCATGTTTTTATTGGCAACGTGTACCTCCTCgtgccccccatgctaaaccccatcatctacggggtgaggaccaaacagatccgggacaggctgctccagctcttaACTCATAAAGGGACTAaagttttctcctggtgctctAGGTCTGAGACCAAGCTCCATGCAGacctggctggtcacatggtgctgggccgtcttccctga